One window of the Chryseobacterium sp. CY350 genome contains the following:
- a CDS encoding antibiotic biosynthesis monooxygenase: MENPGASVVITHHILNDKQAEYEKWLSEILPITKHSAGFIDLQIVRPIPDLTYVYTVIIRFDTIANLRNWMESDSRKRMIEKANPLFRKNDNYKIKSGLDFLFESESETKVPVRWKQFLVTWSAIYPLSILVPLVSIPLLRFLKIPAFHYSDALLNSGIIVFLMVFLVMPNYTKLIRKWLYK, from the coding sequence ATGGAAAATCCAGGCGCATCTGTGGTCATCACGCATCATATTTTGAATGACAAACAGGCTGAATATGAAAAATGGCTCAGCGAAATCTTACCCATCACCAAACATTCTGCAGGTTTTATCGACTTGCAGATTGTACGTCCGATTCCCGATCTGACTTACGTTTACACAGTTATCATCCGTTTCGATACCATAGCAAATCTGCGAAACTGGATGGAATCTGACAGTCGGAAAAGGATGATTGAGAAAGCAAATCCGCTATTCAGGAAAAATGACAATTACAAAATAAAATCCGGTCTCGATTTCCTTTTCGAGTCTGAAAGTGAAACCAAAGTTCCCGTTCGCTGGAAACAGTTTCTGGTGACCTGGTCAGCGATCTATCCACTGTCAATTCTGGTTCCGCTGGTTTCAATTCCATTGTTGAGGTTCCTGAAAATTCCTGCATTTCACTATTCAGATGCGTTACTCAATTCCGGTATTATTGTTTTTCTGATGGTTTTCCTTGTAATGCCTAATTATACGAAACTGATCAGGAAATGGCTTTATAAATAA